A window of Pantoea agglomerans contains these coding sequences:
- a CDS encoding RNA 2'-phosphotransferase, whose protein sequence is MDKQYAEVSKFLSYVLRHQPEAIGLTLDREGWADIALLIICATKNGKHLDQHLIKSIVENSDKKRFAISEDGLRIRAVQGHSSQQVGIEYQETPPPEFLYHGTATRFLPSINEQGLNAKSRQYVHLSADEDTAIQVGLRHGKPVVLKIKALDMYERGFKFYQADNGVWLTKFVPPLFFIQME, encoded by the coding sequence ATGGATAAACAATACGCAGAAGTAAGCAAATTTTTAAGTTACGTTTTACGTCACCAACCTGAAGCCATTGGTTTAACTCTGGATCGTGAAGGGTGGGCTGATATTGCTTTATTAATTATCTGTGCAACTAAAAACGGTAAACATCTTGACCAACATCTGATTAAATCGATTGTTGAAAATAGTGATAAAAAACGATTCGCGATTTCAGAAGATGGATTACGTATTCGGGCTGTTCAGGGACATTCCTCACAACAGGTTGGTATTGAATATCAAGAAACCCCCCCCCCTGAATTTCTATACCATGGAACTGCTACAAGATTTTTACCGTCAATTAATGAACAAGGGTTAAATGCAAAATCTCGTCAATATGTTCATTTATCCGCAGATGAAGATACAGCAATTCAAGTCGGTTTACGCCATGGCAAACCAGTTGTTCTAAAAATTAAAGCCCTGGACATGTATGAACGGGGCTTTAAATTCTATCAGGCTGATAATGGCGTTTGGTTAACTAAATTCGTTCCCCCATTATTTTTCATTCAGATGGAATAA
- a CDS encoding VENN motif pre-toxin domain-containing protein has protein sequence MAHAVAGAVLAQIAGGSAAAGAAGAAGGELAAKAIVKVMYPDTDIRDLTESQKQTVSALSQMAAGLAGGIASDSTLGGGTGAGAGKNAVENNSLSDIAEQLASGQSPADKLDKLNKAEEERFRREECAGLSPDACGAKMYDQRREALKDVASFGVDFVPVAGDIKGFAEAESAIDYLAAVIAIVPGGELVGKSLKAAEKALAKGDLESASRLINKASDDIQIKWVDENAGMSQRARDYNDSATGARSNIDTQKGQAPTIDRIDANGNSKPVRFDGVNGNVMIDRKISVVTTQKAKNQALRQSEALKNNGMTGRWEVPNQTQANRAQKMFDELGIKNIEVKIVKE, from the coding sequence ATGGCGCACGCGGTCGCGGGCGCGGTGCTGGCGCAGATAGCGGGCGGCAGCGCGGCGGCAGGCGCAGCGGGTGCGGCAGGCGGAGAGCTGGCGGCGAAAGCCATCGTGAAGGTGATGTATCCGGACACGGATATCCGCGACCTGACGGAGAGCCAGAAGCAGACGGTGAGCGCGCTGAGCCAGATGGCGGCAGGGCTGGCGGGTGGGATCGCATCGGATTCGACGCTGGGAGGCGGGACCGGGGCGGGGGCCGGGAAGAATGCGGTTGAGAATAACTCTCTGAGTGATATCGCAGAGCAACTTGCTTCGGGGCAATCACCGGCGGATAAACTCGATAAGCTGAATAAGGCAGAAGAAGAACGGTTCAGGCGGGAGGAATGCGCCGGATTAAGCCCGGACGCCTGTGGCGCCAAAATGTATGATCAGCGCCGGGAAGCACTGAAAGATGTCGCCTCATTCGGGGTAGACTTTGTTCCTGTTGCAGGAGATATCAAGGGATTTGCAGAAGCAGAAAGCGCAATAGATTATCTGGCAGCGGTAATTGCTATTGTGCCGGGTGGGGAACTTGTTGGTAAGTCACTTAAGGCGGCAGAGAAGGCACTGGCAAAAGGTGATCTTGAATCTGCTTCCAGGCTGATTAATAAGGCCAGCGATGATATACAGATAAAATGGGTTGATGAAAATGCGGGAATGAGCCAGAGAGCAAGGGATTATAACGACTCTGCGACAGGTGCCCGGTCAAATATTGATACTCAAAAAGGTCAAGCTCCCACCATTGATAGAATTGATGCTAATGGAAATAGCAAACCGGTTCGATTCGATGGAGTGAATGGCAATGTCATGATAGATAGAAAAATATCTGTAGTGACAACTCAAAAAGCGAAAAACCAAGCTCTGAGACAATCAGAAGCACTGAAAAATAATGGTATGACAGGGCGCTGGGAAGTGCCAAATCAGACTCAGGCTAATCGTGCTCAAAAGATGTTTGATGAGTTAGGTATCAAGAACATAGAGGTGAAAATTGTCAAAGAGTAG
- a CDS encoding SymE family type I addiction module toxin, translating to MHNAIFLRGEWISQAGFTPGMPVKMRVMPDCIVITTQNTRELWGCAEGLSVAGINRPKILQWLEGFPGAINDTGDLPVIKRGNGHCG from the coding sequence GTGCATAACGCGATATTTTTGCGCGGCGAGTGGATTTCACAGGCAGGGTTTACGCCGGGGATGCCGGTTAAGATGCGGGTGATGCCGGACTGCATCGTCATCACCACCCAGAACACCCGCGAGCTGTGGGGTTGCGCCGAGGGCTTAAGCGTCGCCGGAATCAACAGGCCGAAGATCCTCCAGTGGCTGGAAGGGTTTCCGGGAGCGATTAATGACACCGGCGATCTGCCGGTGATTAAGCGCGGGAACGGGCACTGTGGGTAA